One Cryptococcus decagattii chromosome 8, complete sequence DNA segment encodes these proteins:
- a CDS encoding GMP synthase [glutamine-hydrolyzing] has protein sequence MATEEIHSLYDTILILDFGSQYSHLITRRCRELNVYCEMLPCTQKISELSWKPKGVILSGSPYSVYAPDAPHVDPDVFNLGVPILGICYGLQEIARVHGGIVDAHTHREYGYAKIEVLKTGKKDQDALFDGIEMEEDGGLQVWMSHGDQLTSLPPNFVTIASTPTSPYTSIAHESKPIYGVQFHPEVSHSPRGKEVIAAFVKNVCGVRDGWSMESFIPKEIARIRQICGEKGQVIGAVSGGVDSTVAAKLMHEAIGDRFHAIMVDNGVLRKDEAKKVHKMLTIDLGVNLTVVDASELFLARLKGVEDPERKRKIIGNTFIEVFEAEAAKLEAAAEKELAEKGGEAKGKIEWLLQGTLYPDVIESISFKGPSATIKTHHNVGGLLEDMKLKLIEPLRELFKDEVRALGRLLSIPEHLVGRHPFPGPGLAIRILGEVTREQIAILQHADDIYIEEIRAAGLYDQISQAFVALLPVKAVGVAGDARTYDQVVAVRAVSTEDFMTADWFVFPPQVLKRISSRITNEVKGVNRVVYDITSKPPGTVEWL, from the exons ATGGCCACAGAGGAGATCCATAGCTTGTACGAtaccatcctcatcttgGATTTTGGATCCCAG TACTCCCACTTGATCACTCGACGATGCCGAGAACTCAAC GTGTACTGTGAGATGTTGCCTTGCACGCAAAAGATCTCCGAGTTGTCCTGGAAACCCAAGG GTGTCATTCTTTCCGGCTCCCCTTACTCTGTCTACGCCCCCGACGCTCCCCACGTTGACCCTGACGTCTTCAACCTTGGTGTTCCCATCCTCGGTATCTGCTACGGTCTCCAGGAGATTGCCCGTGTCCACGGTGGTATCGTCGACGCTCACACCCACAGAGAGTACGGTTACGCCAAGATCGAGGTCCTCAAGACTGGCAAAAAGGACCAGGATGCCTTGTTCGATGGCAttgagatggaggaggatggtggcTTGCAG GTCTGGATGTCTCATGGTGACCAGCTTACCTCCCTCCCCCCCAACTTTGTCACCATCGCTTCCACCCCTACTTCCCCTTACACTTCTATCGCCCACGAATCCAAGCCTATTTACGGTGTCCAATTCCACCCCGAGGTTTCTCACTCCCCCAGGGGCAAGGAGGTCATTGCCGCCTTTGTGAAGAACGTCTGTGGTGTCAGGGATGGCTGGAGCATGGAGAGTTTTATCCCCAAGGAGATTGCTAGGATTAGGCAAATCTGTGGTGAGAAGGGTCAGGTTATCGGTGCCGTCAGCGGTGGTGTCGACTCCACTGTCGCCGCCAAGTTGATGCACGAGGCTATCGGTGATCG ATTCCATGCCATCATGGTCGACAACGGTGTCCTCCGAAAGGATGAGGCCAAGAAGGTCCACAAGATGCTTACCATTGACCTCGGTGTCAATCTCACTGTCGTTGACGCGTCTGAACTCTTCCTTGCCCGTCTCAAGGGTGTCGAGGACCCCGAACGTAAGCGAAAGATCATTGGTAACACCTTTATCGAAGTCTTTGAGGCCGAGGCTGCCAAGCTTGAGGCTGCCGCTGAGAAAGAGCTTGCCGAGAAGGGCGGTGAGGCTAAGGGCAAGATCGAGTGGTTGCTCCAGGGTACCTTGTACCCCGACGTTATCGAAAGTATTTCTTTCAAGGGTCCCAGTGCGACCATCAAGACTCATCATAACGTCGGTGGTTTGTTGGAGGACATGAAGTTGAAGTTGATCGAGCCTCTCCGGGAGCTCTTCAAGGACGAAGTCCGTGCCCTTGGTCGTCTCCTCAGTATCCCCGAACACCTTGTCGGCCGACACCCCTTCCCCGGTCCTGGTCTCGCTATCCGAATTCTCGGTGAAGTCACTCGTGAGCAAATCGCCATCCTTCAACACGCCGACGACATTTACATTGAGGAAATCCGTGCTGCTGGTTTGTACGACCAAATCTCTCAGGCCTTTGTTGCCCTCTTGCCTGTCAAGGCTGTCGGTGTTGCTGGTGATGCGAGGACTTATGACCAGGTCGTTGCTGTCAGGGCCGTTTCTACAGAAGACTTTATGACTGCCGACTGGTTCGTGTTCCCCCCGCAAGTGTTGAAGAGGATCTCCTCTAGGATTACCAATGAG GTCAAGGGTGTTAACCGGGTTGTCTACGACATTACTTCCAAGCCTCCTGGAAC TGTTGAGTGGCTTTAA